From the Solanum pennellii chromosome 4, SPENNV200 genome, one window contains:
- the LOC107015720 gene encoding probable inactive heme oxygenase 2, chloroplastic, protein MATLTCYCSSSSLPLPKPTSKSSLSLLHKTPKPQFFAKFTSFLSISSKYQNWTHRVLQCSNFNAPSSFTLSESDLETEPETETEEDEDEDEEEEEEEEEGGGDGVISIEKPPVKRKRKRRRYRKQYPGEKKGITEEMRFVAMKFRNSKGKKKSESDDEMKDDGYESVSSDEDDVGGGGSGGGEATWQPSIEGFLKYLVDSKLVFSTIERIVDESSDVSYAYFRRTGLERTECISKDLKWFGQQGHEIPEPSIPGVTYANYLEELAEKTPRLFLSHFYNIYFSHIAGGQVIAKKAFERLLEEKELEFYKWEGDEEKLLRDVRDSFNMLAKHWSRDDKNKSLREVTKAFRFMGQIVRLIIL, encoded by the exons ATGGCAACATTGACATGCTATTGCTCATCTTCTTCACTGCCATTACCAAAACCCACCTCAAAATCTTCACTTTCCTTGCTCCATAAAACCCCAAAGCCacaattttttgctaaatttactTCTTTCCTATCAATTTCCTCAAAGTACCAAAACTGGACACACAGAGTTCTTCAATGCTCAAACTTCAATGCACCCTCCTCATTTACACTTTCAGAATCAGACTTAGAAACCGAACCCGAAACTGAAACTGAAGAAGACGAAGACGAAGacgaagaggaagaagaagaagaagaagaaggaggaggagatGGGGTGATATCAATTGAAAAGCCTCCAgtgaagaggaagaggaagagaagGAGGTACAGAAAACAATATCCAGGTGAGAAAAAGGGTATTACTGAAGAAATGAGGTTTGTTGCTATGAAATTTCGTAACTCCAAAGGCAAAAAGAAGTCGGAGAGTGATGATGAAATGAAAGATGATGGGTATGAGTCAGTTTCGTCGGACGAGGATGATGTAGGTGGCGGTGGTAGTGGTGGTGGTGAAGCGACTTGGCAGCCAAGTATAGAAGGATTTCTCAAGTATCTTGTTGATAGTAAGCTTGTTTTTAGTACAATTGAACGCATTGTTGATGAGTCCAGTGATGTTTCTT ATGCTTACTTCAGAAGGACTGGATTGGAGCGAACAGAATGTATATCGAAAGACCTAAAATGGTTTGGCCAGCAGGGTCATGAAATTCCTGAACCGAGCATTCCTGGAGTCACTTACGCCAATTATCTGGAGGAACTGGCAGAAAAGACTCCTCGTTTATTTCTCAGTCACTTCTACAACATATATTTCTCACACATAGCAGGAGGTCAAGTCATAGCCAAAAAG GCCTTTGAGAGACTCTTAGAGGAAAAAGAGTTGGAATTCTACAAGTGGGAGGGGGATGAAGAAAAGTTGTTGCGAGATGTGCGTGATAGTTTTAACATGCTGGCAAAG CATTGGTCTAGAGATGACAAGAATAAGTCCCTGAGAGAAGTAACAAAGGCATTCCGGTTTATGGGTCAAATTGTTCGGCTAATCATCCTGTAA